CGACGCTGACGACGTGGCCGTCGTGGGTCAGCGTCCGCACCGAGAGGTTCGGGGCGTCGAGCAGCCGGGCGAGGTCGTCGGGCTGGGTCTGGTAGTGCGCGAGGACGAGCAGGCCGAAGGTCTCCCGGAGGCGCTGGGGGTCGGCGAGCAGGTCCTCGGGCGTGGGGCGGCCGTACTCGACCGAGTCGACCGTGGCGTCCGCGACGAGTTCGTCGACCGGGGGCCGGGCGTCCAGCCCGAGGGCGTTGAACGACCAGACCTCGACCGGGTCGCCCGCCGCGTACCGGATGGGCGTCGCCAGCCGGTTCTCGCGGACCTCGTGGGCGCTCTCGTCGAGGTGGGCCCGGAACCGCACCGAGAAGCCCCGGCCGGCGCCCTCGTAGCCGTGGATGGTCGAGGCGTAGGCCACCCGGTCGGCCGCGAGGGTCTCGTCCAGCAGCCGGACCGAGATGGCCGCGGCCTCGTCGACGACGAGGAGGTCCGGCTCGGTGGCCTCTGCGGCGGCTTCCGGCGGCGGTTCGTACCTGACCTCGCCGCCGGTCGTCGTCACGAGGTGGGTGTTCTCGTCGGGATGGTCGCCGGCCACGCCCAGCGTCTCGAACAGCTCTCTCGCGCGGTCGAACGCCTCCGCCGCGTTCCGGTAGCTCGGGGCCGTCACGAGCACGTCCTGTCCCTCGGCGGCGAACGCGCCGGCCGCGATGCCGGCCGCACTGGACTTCCCGCGGCCGCGGTCGGCCTCCAGGACGAGTGCCCGGCACGGCTCGCGCAGGAACTCGAAGTCGTGGACGGCCTCGACCTGGTCGGCGGTCCGGCAGGCGTCGTACGCCGCCTCCGGGAACTCGAACTGCGCGGGGTGTGGCACCGGCGGGTCGAGTCGGCGCGGGGCCGGGTGGGTCGACCCGTCGGCCTCGACGGTGTCAGCATCCACGTCGTAGATTGCGATGCCGCGATGCGCCCGCAGCGTCTCCACGAACCGCTCCCGGAAGTGCCCGGTCACGTCCTCGACCGTGAACGGCAGGACGGCCATCCCGGCGTCGAAGTCGTCGCGCCGGGTCGGCCACTCGTCGAGGGGCGGCGCGAGGAGGACGAGCAGGCCGCCGCCGTCGACCGCGCCGACCACCTGCCCGAGGGTGTTCGGGCGCAACTGGTCGTGGGCGTCGACGACGATGCACTCGTGGGTGGTGCCGAGGATGGACCCCGCCTGCCGGGGGCCGACCTGTTCGCACCGGAGGAAGTCACGCTCGCTCACCAGCGCGGTCGCCGTGATGGGGACCGAGAGCGCGTCGAGGACCTGCCGGGCGGTCGCCTCGCAGCGGTCGCGACTACCTGTCAACACGAGTACCCGTCGCTCGTTCACCGACCGGGCCTCGTCTCGCAACCCGGTCGCAACCTCGGCTGCGTCCATGTACTGGCCTTGACGAGCGGGCAGGAAGTGCGTTGTCGTTCCCGGTGGGAGAGTATTGCTCTGCCGACACATCATGCGGTCAACTATAAGTGTACGCGCGACTACTCTCACCCATGCCTGGGGGGCAAGAACACCTGAGCAGCACCGAATACGAACGCATCGTCCGCCGCCTCGTCGAGCAGGGCCACGATGGGGGGAACCCCACGGTCTTCTACGAGTACTTCTCGCAGGACTGCGTCCTCATGTCGGACCCCGAGAGGGCCTTCGGGCCCAGCGAACTGGCGGACCGCATCATCCGGTTCCACGAGGCCGTCCCGGACATGACCGAGCGCGTCCAGAGCATCCACGTCGACGGTGACGTCGTGGTGGTCCGCACGGTCCGCGAGGGGACCTTCGAGAACGAGTGGCGACTGGTCATCGA
This window of the Haloarchaeobius amylolyticus genome carries:
- a CDS encoding ester cyclase → MPGGQEHLSSTEYERIVRRLVEQGHDGGNPTVFYEYFSQDCVLMSDPERAFGPSELADRIIRFHEAVPDMTERVQSIHVDGDVVVVRTVREGTFENEWRLVIEGEELVFDPTGEQFRCELAYTGRFEDGEIVEIDGYGHNDLWFAMGIIPDPFSFAR
- the tmcA gene encoding tRNA(Met) cytidine acetyltransferase TmcA — its product is MDAAEVATGLRDEARSVNERRVLVLTGSRDRCEATARQVLDALSVPITATALVSERDFLRCEQVGPRQAGSILGTTHECIVVDAHDQLRPNTLGQVVGAVDGGGLLVLLAPPLDEWPTRRDDFDAGMAVLPFTVEDVTGHFRERFVETLRAHRGIAIYDVDADTVEADGSTHPAPRRLDPPVPHPAQFEFPEAAYDACRTADQVEAVHDFEFLREPCRALVLEADRGRGKSSAAGIAAGAFAAEGQDVLVTAPSYRNAAEAFDRARELFETLGVAGDHPDENTHLVTTTGGEVRYEPPPEAAAEATEPDLLVVDEAAAISVRLLDETLAADRVAYASTIHGYEGAGRGFSVRFRAHLDESAHEVRENRLATPIRYAAGDPVEVWSFNALGLDARPPVDELVADATVDSVEYGRPTPEDLLADPQRLRETFGLLVLAHYQTQPDDLARLLDAPNLSVRTLTHDGHVVSVALLAREGGLDEQTRERIYEGGRINGNMIPDVLTSQLRDEAAAGPVGERVVRIATHHAARERGLGSHLLSCIREEFADDVDWLGVGYGATPDLLRFWDANDYHTVHLSTTRNDVSGEYSAVMLSPCSPAGEALHDRQADWFARRIGGVLTDALRDMDPDEVRAALAACDADVSLSLDELAWRAVAGTAYGPGLYDVAPGPFRDLVVKHLVDPTGSGPALDAEHERVLVARVLQAHDADAVADELDYHSARMAMRAVGEGLRQLVDHYGDEAAMAERDRHQ